TCCTGTGTCACCCAATCGCATTGCTTTCTCATGCCATTCTTGTTTGTTTCCCCTTTGATAAAGGCCATGCCGTGCGACACGaatcttaattattttctagtTCTTTAGTTACATCACACCAAAAAAGATTTGAAGAGCCTAGaactattttttccttttcctttttctttttttgcatggTCATCATGACTAATTAAAGGATAATTTGAAGTTAATTAAAGGAAGTAAATCTGGTTACGATCGAATGGGCCTATACGTGGAGAGAATTTGGTCATCGGGGGAGGCAAAGTTGGCTTGCCGTGCACTTTGATGCAATGTGCCTAAGTTGCTTTCACATTTGAATAGCTTCAAATTCCCACTTCTTTCTATGGTCCTTTTCTCTacttttgcttttggaaagtATGATATTGAACACCCTTCCTTGGATTAGGATCATCTTCACCCATCAGGTACGGGCACATAACCAATCAAATTAAGTAAGGACATGTGGTGTATGTCTAATAATTAGCTAAAATCCATAATTACAACTTCACCTAATTGGGTCTTTGTTTATAATTCCTTGTttctagggaaaaaaagagcaaaCATAAGGTTGGATGAGTGAAACAGATTCACATTCCCACAAATTATTCGATGTGAACTCTCTCAATTACACCCTATCAGGCgaaggaggaaaagaaggaTCGTTTACTTGACTTGGCTTGAACTATCTCACTTTTTCAGTTTACTATCATTTGCCAACGACTACTTGTTTACTTTTTGACTAGCTATATAccttttggattaaatatatacctaattttttttataattccaataatttttaaaataacaatttgaCTATATTAATATGTTAAAGATCATAATAGTAGCGTGGACTTTGTCATTATTAATTCACCTATTAGTATTCAAGatgtgaaataaaatttgcatatcCATATAACAAGTTCAATGCCAATACAGCATAGATCTAAAAGGtagtattttgaaataaattattctcCACCAAAGTAGAGATTTTGCTCTCTTTTATTTGCCATTCTTGTTTGTTTCCCCTTTGATAAAGATCATGTCGCACGGCATGAATCTTAATTATTTCCTAATTACAGTCTATGATGGTGTAAagtttattcttttgtttgtctAGTTCTAATTGGTCTTAGGTGATtgctaaattaaataaattcttttTAGTTACATCACATCAAAAAGATCTGATGACTCTAAcactattttttcattttcttttgcatgGGCGTCATGATCAATTAAAGCATaatttggaattaaataaagGAAGGAAATCCAATTACGAATGAATGGGCCTATACGTGGTGGAAATTTGGTTGGGAGGCAAAGTTGGCTTGCCCTGTCCATGGATGCCAAGTGCCGAAGTCGCTTTCTTACATGTGAACAGCTTCGCATTCCCTCCTTCTTTTTATGGTCTTATTCTAtacttttgcttttaaaaaGTATGATACTGAACACCCTCCCTCGGATTAGGATCTTCTTCACCTATCAGGCATAGGCACGAAACCAATCAAATCAAGTAAGGACACGTGATGTGTGTCAAATAATTAGCTAAAATCCTGTACTATGACTTTACCTAATTAAGTCTCTGTTTATAATTTATTGATTCTAGAGATATAAGAACAAATGAAATGTTGGACAGATGAAACAAACGTTCCCACGACTTTTTTTCATGTCAACTGTCGAGATTAAGCCCTGtcaaaagaaggagaaggaggcgTAGGATCATTTACTTGACTTGATTTTACAGATACAAACAGTTTTGTACGTATTAAATTCGGTCAATCGTGTGTCGCATTGCTTTTTAAGATTCTTGACAACTGACTTGTCCCTATGATCTTCCTTTTACTTTGGGCTGTCCAGTTCTATCGTCACACGCTGTGAGTGTAGGGGTTATCAGCAATTGTTAACTTGTCTGCTTTTGGTTGTTAAGCATTATCCTGTTGGGCAGGTTCTGGAGAAATAGACGGTGACTAGTCTTGTGTGAATTCTCGCTCTCACAGGCGCTGCTTATCAGAGTCTATCCAATTCAGTCAAAAAACAAACCCGACTAATTGTGAGTCTTGCAATAATTAAAGTCTGGCTAAAAGTTTCACGTGAATGTTAAGTAaaatgaacttcaaatttgttaaaataataattgactATTGAACACTGAATTATACTAGTTTCTTACCGAATATAATATAGTTATGAGCACTTTAATAGGTTTTTTGCAATATTGTTAACAAGATTCGAAGTGCCGCTGAATATCTTTTTCTATTGAATGAATTCAGCCCCTAAGAAGATTTCTTTCTTATTGATTGCATTAAAACTGTTTCAAATGAAGGATACTAATTTAGATGTTGTTGAAGAAGCAGCACTCTGATCATGGCCAACGGTGAAAATTCCCTTCTCTCTTTGTCAGCAAATCCcttcatcttccaaaaactcTTCCCTTTTTTGAAGCTCTCCTGTAGGCTATTGGCTTTAGTTTTTGAAGCTGAGAACCTACTtagcatttgatttttttttctttgctttggttgtcttttcttttccctcctgATCTGTTTTGGGAGTTTGTGTATGTGAATAAATTTCTACAGCTGATTTTGGGTGAACATGGAGATCAGTTTGGCCATTCGTCCAATTGACAACCATCAAGGAGGATGTTCGTGATGTGGCTCCAAAAACTCTCCGAGATTAGGCTGCTCTCCTCTCTTGATTTAGACTTAGAAATAGATCTGGGGATTTTACTCTCCCGATTTAAATTTAGGTTTAGATTTGGGAGTTCCTTACAAGTATTTGATCTATGCTTTTTGAACATATTGATGTTGGTATCTctacatgatgatggtgatgaggaCACTGAACCTAGACACATACCACAAGCCGTTGCAATGGAGTGGGGGTTCTCGATGTGTGCTCATCACCGAATTTGGTGATTGGTTGTCGAACGTTTATGGTGATAGATCTAGTCTTGAGGGATGAGAGGGTGCTTTGAGGTATAGATTGTGCTTTGTTATTTGCATTATGCATTTGTTTTGTTCGGTAGTTCTTTGGAATTTCCTAGGCTTGAAAGTCTTCTATGTGCCTCTCGAGTATTATCTTGAGAAATGAATGGAATCttcctttcgaccaaaaaaaaaaaaaaaaaaaaaactctcatgTGGTCATGGAAGAGGTAAAACTACCAAAAGAAtatattcatcttcttttttaaaaaaaaatttactgcATCCAATTCAATGTAATTAACTCTAGTCACATCCCAATCTTCATCAAAATGAAACATCCAttcacaaaaattattaaaatctCTATACATTATGAGAATACTCTAATAGGGCtcttgttccaaaaaaaaaaaaaaaagtgatcaaAGAGTAAAATTGAACAAGATAATAAATCAAACACTAGATTTTCGTAATTCGTTCGATGTGACATATGTTCACGAGGAAAGCAACAGagattttcaatataaatatagCGATATAATAGAGATTATAACCATATTCAAGTCACCCAAAATACTCTTAATGTTTCCTAACCCCTAATTACATCCAATAGCTCACATAGTGTTTAGTCTCAAAATTTCTcatgaaataatctctcaatctcacaaagaaattcaaaaatcttACCACAAAATTAATTAGCTTCAAAACCTCTAATTGCTTTAGGGTGTAATTCACAAGCAATCCACCTCTTGGAAGCTCTTTACAGCAAATACAATTCTTATATAGAGACAATAGTCAAATCCAAAATGGGGAACCTACTCAAGCTAGGTAACCATCATCAAATAAGAAGCCAACTCTAATTaggaaaaatatccaaattaGGAAAGTTACCTTTTTAGGCTTAAATTCAAGACATATTATCAATAATCTCCATCGTGATTCGACATTTGAGTCAGTCACAATCGATTCACTGTAACCCGAAATTTCACCCCTACTCTCTCATAGCCCTTGATCAATTCAACCACCACAGACATATTTCAAGTCCAAATGGTGCTTGAACTTCATCACAACCATTATTCAAgaacttttgcattttttcacCATCCTATTTTGATCACATTTGTATTCTTTctatcctcaattttttttttggcgtaCTATTTAATTATTACGACTATATCAACATAATTTTAGCATATTAAACTTAGTATTTCTCTTGTTAAAAAGTCTACAGTGGAGAAGTGATGCGTACAATTGTATATGATGAGTAGTAGGAATctaatccaaaataaatttaaatttgttgatGAAGATTTTGCTTAAAGAATGCATAGTTAGTATAAATGACTCTAAGTGATTCCACGGGTCCCTATTTGTCCACATCACCCGATCCCATTGCCTTCTCAAGCCATTCTGGATTGATTACCCTTTCCAAATTACATTTTTACTCCCAAGATGGTTAATGTTCACTTTTTGTTTGTCTAGTTCTAATTGGTACTAGGTGattgctaaaaaaataaattctttttaaCTACATCGCATCAAAAAGATAATTTGGAGTTaattaaaggaagaaaatcCAATTACGATTGAATGGAGCTATACATGGAGGAAATTTAATCAGCTTGGGAGGCAAAGTTGGGTTGAGCACTTTGATGCGACGCTCCTAAGTCGCTTTCTTACGTGTGAACATCTCTGGATTCCCACCATCTTTTTATGGTATTTTAGTCTCCactttgctcttgcttttggGAAAGTATAATTTCTCTACTTTTGCTTTTCGAAACTTTGGATTCCCACCTTCTTGGTCATTTTCTCTcaacttttgcttttgcttttgggaAAGCATACTTTCTCTACTCTTGCTTTTGCCTTTTGAAAAGTACAACATTGAACACTTGCCCACGGATTTTCAATACCAAAGGTTCATCTTCACTCATTAGGCACGGGCACGTAATTATTCATATCAAATAAGGACATATGGTGTGTGTCTAATAGTTACCTAAAATATGGTATTATGACCTTTCATAATTGGGCCTTTTGTTTTGGGTAATTCCTTGATTTCAAGGAAATAAGAGCAAACAAAAGGTTGGATGGATGAAACATATTGACACTCCCACAACTTTTCTCATGGAATTAAATGTCATCTACCAACTACAACTTGTTTACTTTAGTGACTAGCTATATACATTTGGATTAAATATATGCCTAGTTTTTATAATTCGAtcattttttatgtaataatgtgattttattaaaatattaaagatcATACTATAACAAGGTTGactttgttgttattattactAATTCAACTATAAGTATTCAAGAtgcaaaattgaatttaaatattaatataataactTAAATGCCGGTTccacatgttcttttttttttttttttttgtagtttttggtCTGTAGTCTCACATGGGTTTAAAAAGTAATATATCGAAAGAAATTTTTCGTCACCATAGTAGATATTTTGCTCTCTTTTATGTGTAAAACTATTTTCCAACCAAATATAATGGGACATCATAAATGTATAATTTAGGGCAAAAATATACATTATAATTGACAAATGGAAGTAAAATTGATTATAAATCTTGAAATCGTCCTACTTCAATGTACGGTCAATAGTGTCTGGTTATGAGTACGTAAAGTCAGGATTTTAGATGTGCGGAAAAGACTGAGATCGTCCATTTAACTAAATGACCGATAATTCAGGGATCGGAAAGACAATtgaaattgaacaaatcaaGGGCCCCACGATGTTTCAGCTTTCATTGACTAACTATCAATAGGTAGTTAGGTACCTTGCTTATCACGGCCTTGTAATTTTTTCAACTTGAGAGGACCACAGAAAGATCTGTCATACCATTCTTGCATTGATGACATCAGCATGTCTTAGTATGGGAAAGTACACTGCCCCCAATTATATATTCAGAATTACTTCAAAACAACATcgcaagaaaaccaaaaaatactTGAGCTGAGAACGCTTTGTTACAAATCCTCATGGACCTTCCCCATGGAGATCGAGTTTTACCCAGGTCATTCTCATGCTTAACTACTATCATTCTTCTATTAGGGAGTGTCTCACCTTTGTTAGAAGTCAATGGGCACGAGATTGATCGGCTGGCTCTATTGGAATTCAAGACCCGAATAGGTGATCCTGGCCGGGTTTTGAGTTCGTGGAATGATACTAGCCACGTCTGCAAATGGTACGGCATTAGATGTGGCCATAGACACCATAGAGTCACCATATTGAACCTGAGCTCCAAGAACTTGTTCGGGTCCGTACCGCCCCACATTGGTAATTTGAGCTTTCTTAGGGAAGTCCATCTGCAAAACAATAGTTTCCGCTCTGAAATTCCACTGCAATTCGGTCGCTTATTTCGGTTGCAGAAGTTGTTCCtctataacaactcttttagCGGGCAAATCCCTTCAAATATCTCCCATTGCTCTAATTTGCTTGTTCTTGACTTAAGCAACAACAAGCTCAAAGGAAATTTGCCTACAGAACTCAGCTTCTTGTCCAAGCTCCAAGAACTTGTGCTTCAAAAAAATAGCTTGATGGGAAACATTTCGCCGTTGGTTGGAAACTTATCCTCTCTTCAAAGATTCTCAGTATTGTCAAATAGCCTCAGCGGTACGATTCCAGAGACTCTCGGCCGATTGAGAAATCTAAACCATCTCTCTCTTGGCTGGAATAAATTTGTTGGTACGGTTCCtatctcaatttttaatatatccACCATGATAATGTTTGACGTGGCTGCGAACCAATTAGAAGGAGGCTTACCCAGTGATTTAGGCTTTACTCTTCCGAATCTTGAGAGAATCTTTTTGAATGGCAACCACCTCACTGGACTCATTCCTAAGTCAATATCCAACGCCTCTAATCTCAATCTATTCCAAATCGGTTTGAACAACTTTAACGGGAAAGTTCCTTCTTTCTCAAAGATAAGAAGACTCCGTTGGTTTTTGATTGACGAAAACAACTTTGGAAGTGGGCAATTTGCTGATTTGGACTTCCTCTGCTCTTTAACCAATTCCACAAACTTATACCATATGGGTATAGGGTTCAATGCTTTTGGAGGACCAATCCCTGACTGTATCAGTAACCTCTCTATCACCCTTACGCATTTATGGTTAGATctgaattatttttctggaaCCTTACCTTCTGGAATTGGAAATCTCATCAATTTGGAGATCCTGGATATCAATCACAATAACATCTCTGAGAACATGCCTTCTGAGATAGGAAAGTTGAACAAAATGAAGGATATGGATTTCTCCCATAATAATTTTTCAGGGCAGATACCAGAATCTATCGGGAATTTAGGAATGTTAACCAAATTGGACTTGAGCAACAATAATCTTCAAGGCTCGATACCGTCATCTCTAGGCAATTGCCAAAACCTACTTCTCTTGAACCTTTCAACCAACTACCTTAGCGGTAATATTCCCCCGGAAATTATGGGTCTCTCATCTTTGTCGATTTATCTTGACTTGTCTCAAAATAATCTTACCGGCTCCCTTCCAAGAGAAGTTGGAAACTTGAAAAGTCTCGACAAATTATGTCTTGATAGGAACAGATTATCTCAACAGATTCCAAGTAGTATCAGTAGTTGTACATCCATGGAATTCCTTTATATACAAGATAACTTTTTTGAAGGGCCCCTACCCTCGACTATGAGTTCCATGAAAGGCCTTCAGGTTTTAAATGTTTCCAACAACCGATTGTCTGGCCAAGTCCCGGAATATCTAAAGtcattgaatttgatgaatctaAGCCTATCTTACAATAATTTTGAGGGTGCATTGCCTACAGGAGGAGTTTTTGGAAGTGCCATTTCAACTTCAGTTGTTGGAAACGAGAAACTTTGCGGGGGACTGCCAGATTTTCAACTACCCAAATGCAACTACAAAGAGTCAAAATGGACAAGAATAAGTAGAACTGCGAAAATTGTGATATCCACATTCTCTGCTATTGTAGGTGTAGTGTGCATACTCACTTTGTTATACTTCTTTTGGTTTGGAGACAATAAGAAAGCATCGCCTTCAAGCTCTTCTAAAGATGGGCTTTTGCATGTTTCTTATCACAACCTATTGAAATCAACTGGTGGATTCTCCTCCACCAATTTGCTCGGCATGGGCAATTTTGGGTCTGTGTATAGAGGGTTTCTTGATCAAACTCAATCGATCGTGGCCATCAAGATTCTCGACCTTTCACGTCATGGAGCTTCCAAAAGCTTCACATCTGAGTGTCAAGCCTTGAGAAGAATTCGACACCGTAATCTTGTGAAGGTACTCACGGCATGTTCTGGGTTTGATTTCAATGGAAATGATTTCAAGGCACTGGTTTATGAATTCATGTCAAACGGGAGCTTGGATGAATGGTTGCACCCAACTACATCACAATATACAAAGAGAAGCAAGTTGAGTCTACTTGACAGAGTGAATATTGCCATTGATGTTGCTTGTGCACTAGATTATCTCCATCATCACTGTGAAACACCGATAGttcattgtgatctaaagccaAGCAATGTCCTTCTTGATGATGAAATGACTGGACATGTAGGCGATTTCGGGCTTTCCAAGTTCCTCCCAGAAGCAACGCACAAGTTACTAGCCGATCAGTCAAGCTCTGTCGAATTAAAAGGATCTTTTGGCTACATAGCCCCAGGTAATGATGCATCTGTTAGGTCTTTCAGTTTATTTCCTTATATCAAACACGCAATTAGAGACCGATTCttggaaaaaaaagttatagacATGAAAGATCACCAAGACTATATTTCAATCTCAATTATTCATTATGCATCACTATGCTCCATTTCTTGTCGTAGAGTACAGCTCGATAATTGCCGTATCCACAAAAGGagatgtgtatagctttggagtCCTCATTTTGGAGATGTTCACAGGCAAGAGGCCAACCGATGACATGTTTGAAAATGGGGTGAACCTTCATCGCTTCGTAAAGGCAGCTTTGGTAGACCGAGTGGAAAAGGCAATTGATCCTATTCTGCTTGAGGAAATCGAGGAGTTGGAGAAAAAACGAACTGTCCCTCTGAATGGCAAGAACAAAAGCTGGTTTAGTACTCTGGAGTGTTTGGTTTCGATCATCGAAATAGGAGTCACTTGCTCTTCTGAATCTCCAGGGGAACGAATGGACATTGGCGATGCATTGACTAAACTCCAAGGAATTAGAAAGAAACTTATTGAGTTCATTGGCATTGCCTAGTTGATGTAAATCTGAATTTCATATGGAGTCATGTGGTCTTCATGGTCATTGCTTTGTCTAGAATAGGATGCGGAATTCTGGCCACTTGACAAACAATTTGAATCCAGTGATAGCAAAGCCACAAGTGATGGAGACTAATGACTTAGCAATCAAAGGACGATCAAAATAGTTTATGTTGTCGTAAACAAAAGATCATTATCCTTCCGcagtatgaaaaataaatgtattttgttttgctttagcccaaaagtattttcttttcctttagccCAAAAGATAGAGAGTGTAACCTGTTTGAGAGTTGCACCAAGAAAATGTAAAACGAACACTAAGCATGGCTCCTAATATAAGTATCTCCAGACATCTAGTATTATggattttttattctctcttgcAAACTTGGCCTGTTTGTTTTGGCTTTTAAG
This Eucalyptus grandis isolate ANBG69807.140 chromosome 7, ASM1654582v1, whole genome shotgun sequence DNA region includes the following protein-coding sequences:
- the LOC104428330 gene encoding putative receptor-like protein kinase At3g47110, encoding MIMFDVAANQLEGGLPSDLGFTLPNLERIFLNGNHLTGLIPKSISNASNLNLFQIGLNNFNGKVPSFSKIRRLRWFLIDENNFGSGQFADLDFLCSLTNSTNLYHMGIGFNAFGGPIPDCISNLSITLTHLWLDLNYFSGTLPSGIGNLINLEILDINHNNISENMPSEIGKLNKMKDMDFSHNNFSGQIPESIGNLGMLTKLDLSNNNLQGSIPSSLGNCQNLLLLNLSTNYLSGNIPPEIMGLSSLSIYLDLSQNNLTGSLPREVGNLKSLDKLCLDRNRLSQQIPSSISSCTSMEFLYIQDNFFEGPLPSTMSSMKGLQVLNVSNNRLSGQVPEYLKSLNLMNLSLSYNNFEGALPTGGVFGSAISTSVVGNEKLCGGLPDFQLPKCNYKESKWTRISRTAKIVISTFSAIVGVVCILTLLYFFWFGDNKKASPSSSSKDGLLHVSYHNLLKSTGGFSSTNLLGMGNFGSVYRGFLDQTQSIVAIKILDLSRHGASKSFTSECQALRRIRHRNLVKVLTACSGFDFNGNDFKALVYEFMSNGSLDEWLHPTTSQYTKRSKLSLLDRVNIAIDVACALDYLHHHCETPIVHCDLKPSNVLLDDEMTGHVGDFGLSKFLPEATHKLLADQSSSVELKGSFGYIAPGNDASVRSFSLFPYIKHAIRDRFLEKKYSSIIAVSTKGDVYSFGVLILEMFTGKRPTDDMFENGVNLHRFVKAALVDRVEKAIDPILLEEIEELEKKRTVPLNGKNKSWFSTLECLVSIIEIGVTCSSESPGERMDIGDALTKLQGIRKKLIEFIGIA